From the Melospiza georgiana isolate bMelGeo1 chromosome 11, bMelGeo1.pri, whole genome shotgun sequence genome, the window acagATATGGAGCCATTATTCATCTATTATGTGCtaaaattttttattcatttgctAAACCATAGCTTCCTAATTTGGTGAATCCTCACAAATTTCAGAGCTTTGCACCTTTTTTCTAAACCAGTCTGAATTTACTATTTGCTGTTCAAAACTGACAAATATATTCCATTAATTTTCTGGCTTTTACATTACTCTCTTTACCTTTTCTCATTTGACCTATAGAGGTCTGGATATCAATAGTTAATTGAGCCTTTTTAAAACAAGGAATAAATAACTATAGTCATAGAAAATGCTTCCCTGCTCATTATATACTCATTCTCTTCCAGCCCTCCTGAGATACTTTTGTAAAGTTGTATTTTTTGTGAAGCTTGGTAAGagactgatttttttgttttaagtctTCATCTGTGGCTAATTGAAAGTAAACCAAGTTGCCATTTATCACTGAACTGCAGCACACAGAAGAGGAGGTAATGGATGCTGTTTAAGAAATCAATAGTCATATTGTCATAGTGATCTCATGAAACCAAGCTGTGAGATAGAGACTGTGTGCTCTGGTCAGtgaaaaagcagctctggtACAATGGTAATTAAACAGTAGGGACATTGCAGGTAGTTTATTTCTTAGCAAGTATCAAGACATCTTCAGGATTTTCACAATGCATTTCAATTGTATATTCACTTTccaaagtttttatttttattttccagcctaAACTGAACACAGCTAGTTTCTTAATTTAGTTGTCAGACTATGTCCCTTGCCACATTCTGTCCTCTCCTGGGTCTGCAatctgtgcagcccctgcactgCCTGTGACAGACCCACTCCATGTGGGACATGGACACACAGTTGGGAAATGAGATGTGAAGTAAGACTATTTCTTATTCATAATGAAACATTTACATTATCAAAGCTTCTTCTCTTTTGATGAAGCTAAAAAGGAAGCCTTCCATAAAGTAAATCTGTTAACTgtgagttttttaaaaaaagcatttcacGGACCATGCAGGACAGTAGTTCAGCAAGTTGTTTCTGTCATTAAAAAGGTGAAATAGAATTTTATGGGCATTTATTTCCACCTTCTGTGCTCACTGTGGCAAAGACTTGTGTATGTTTAATCCAATGAAATGACGCTAATCAAAATAACATTAACTTTGTGCATTATTAAAGTGAACCACAAGTCTGAGGAAATTTTGGAAAGTCTGCTTTGGAAAATGCTGAGAATGTTCTATTTCTTGGTGTATTGGTTAGCGAGCATTTGTaagcttttatttcaaatatagGAATAAACCTGTAGCATTTCAAACCCTTATTTCTACGATTTTCAGCACGAAAAATGTGTAAATTAATGTCAGGAATTTCTGTGACAGATGTTCCCTCCTTGGTGTCTGGACAATTGGTGGTGTTTGAATGcttgcttttctctttaaagGTGAATAGTTATTAAGGTCACTGTTCTGCAGGAACAGTTTTAAAGTTTAGGAAGCCAATTGGGGCATTAATGCAAGATTTAATCTGTTTAAAAACTCAACTGtcaattcaggaaaaaaaaaagaaaaggcaaagttCAGTGAAACCAAATGTGTTATATCCACATTTGAATTGTTTGTATTCTGAAGAACAAAATGTGCTCAAATTTAATGGCAATAAAGGCTCTGCAATAATACAACACAGGTCCACTTTATGGTATTTTCATGATTGTGGGTTAAAGCAGGACTaagtaaatttaaaacaaaaaagcacaGTCTTTAAGAAGAAAACATATTACTTAACGACTGTAAATGTTAAATTTTCCATATATGGAATCAAGATCAAATGttcaagtatttttaataattaatgtGTACTCCGAAATACACTGGAAGCCAGTGTTCATAGTTTCCTAACTGAAAACTGCACAGTTGTATCTGTATTGGCATACTAGGGAATGCTGAGCTCCTAAAATACAGCAAATTTTTATAGAAGGAAGCATTTACTTTCATTCAGTTCCTTGGGATATTTTCTGGAAGTCTATTCCTTATAATTTAGAAAACgattgtttattttaaaactgcaaaagTTTTTCATTTCTCACAGCTTCTTTTGTGAAATCAGTATTATTGTGTGTGATAGCATTTAAAAACAATagcatgggttttttttaaactaaattttaTATCCAAGCAATGTCTTCAGTCACAAAGAGGAATTTGCATTGTTGTGTTTGTATATAGAGTATTGCAGTGCATGATTTAGCTTATGCATTTTATTAAATGCTGTTGTGATATTATATTGTTGCGGTTAATACTAGTAGCTAAATGAGGTTTTTACCATTAAAGTGAATTACAAATATAACTGCATTCTTGAGTTTTATTTTGAAGTTGATTTAAGTTTCTCTTGAACAGGAGCTCTCTAAGCCAAATACATAATTTACTATCTTTTAGGGAGAAACAGCAATTTGCTTTCACCACAGTGATTATCTTAGGAGAGAGATTTAACCGGGTCTGGTATAGAAAAGAAATCTCATTAACTTACTGACTCCAAGGAACTTCTCTGGGAGGAGAGAGGGGTTTTCCTAAGGTTTTAATTCATCGTGAACACAAAAGCTTTGAGTAGCCCCGAAGTTGTCGCTGCGGTGCGCGGGACCCGCCGAGCCCCTCACGGCCCGCGCGCCCCTCACGGCCCGCGCGCCCCTCACGGCCCGCGCGCCCCTCACGGCCCGCGCGCCCCTCACGGCCCGCGCGCCCCTCgcgccgccgggcccgggcacAGCGCGCGCCCTCCGCGGGTACTGCCAGGGACGGGATAGGCGGGGCGGCGGAGCCTCCGCCAGGGGGCGCGCGGGAGCGCTGCCTCCCCTTCCGGCCGCCGCCGCGATGCCGATGAAGGGCCGCTTCCCGGTGCGCCGGACCCTGCAGTACCTCAGCCAGGGCGACGTCGTGTTCAAGAGCTCGGTGAAGGTGATGACCGTGAACTACAACACGGCTGGAGAACTGAGCGAAGGCGCAAGGTGAGTGCGGggcgcggcgggagcgcggGGTGCCCCTGCAAAGACACCCGGGCTTGCACGGGCCGCGCCCTCCACAGCGACAACGGGCCAGCCGTTGtgtgcttttctctttccttccagAAAGTTCGTGTTTTTCAACATCCCCCAGATCCAGTACAAGAACCCCTGGGTGCAGATCATGCTGTTCAGGAACATGACTCCCTCGCCCTTTCTCCGGTTCTACCTGGGTAGGTGGCGCCAGCCGCGGGGACCGCAGGAGCCGCACAGTAGTGGCTGGGTCGCGCCGGCAGCGTGGTGACCGCCGCGCCTGGGCCCTTCTCCCTCGGCTGCTCGAGCGGAATAGAGCTTGAGCCGTTAGCAGCTCCCCATGACTCACCCTCATGGAGATTTTGCTTTTCCACTTAAAATATTACATTGCACATTAACCGCAGGAGGAAGTAGATCCTTCATTCCTGTGCGTGTAAAAGCCTCTCGAAATGGCATACAGGAGGAAGTGGTATCATCTGATACACTATTATGAATTTTTCTTGACAGACAGTGGAGAACAAGTTGTGGTAGACGTGGAAGATAAAACCAACAAAGAGATAACagagcacattaaaaaaatcctgggGAAAAGCAAGTAAGTAGCATGCAGTAAGCTAATACATCATCTAGCATACATATTATAAACTTTTGTGGAATACAGAAGGAAATACTACTTTTCCTGGATAAAACTGACACAAGCAAGATAAAGTCCACAAGGTAGGAACTGTAACTCCATCTTTCTAATAACCTGGgtccagggaagggagaggaaatACTGCAAGTCAGACTTCTGATAGTAACAAACAGATCTCTTTTGTAGAGAAATacttgaaaaagaagaaagagaaaggaaaaaactgtCACATCCAGCAACCTTCGGGCCCAAGAAGTATCATCTGCGAGAATGCATGTGTGAGATTGAAGGCCAAGTTCCCTGTCCTGCTTTTGTACCATTGCCCAAAGAGATGAGGGGAAAATACAAAGGTGCCATGAAAAATGAGGCATGAGCCTGACATTTCAAGATCTCAAGTCATGGAGCTATTTTGCCTCAGGACTGGACAATGAAGGTGCTTCAGTGAGAGACAAGAGGCAGCAGTTCCTGGGAACAGGAACAAGCAAGTTCATTCAATACAGAGAACTGTGTCATTAGCCTTCTTACAACTACAACTAGaattaagtgaaaaataaataaaagttaaaaCTGGCACCAAAAAAAGCTGTGGTTcttactggaaaacaaaattaatagtCTTATTTCTTATTCATGCCTGCAGGTAGTCAATTATGGCAAAACTAAGATCATGTTTTCTTTGGGATAGAGTGGCTAGACTAAAAAGTTAAATCTTAAAAGTAGCACAGAATTCCATAATTTGTAGAAAGTGGTGCAAAAGTCCCTATTGTACCAACTAAAGACAGACAAATGATAATATAACTCCAGTCTCAATTGAACTTTCCTAATTTATGTAGTTATGAATCAGAAACAGTTCAGAGTCTCATTTCCAGGAAGATACAACTTTTGCAGTTGATACTGCAGCTCTGAGAAGCACTGATCAAGTCGGGAATATCAGCAGGAAAGGAGAATGGGAAAATTGGTGTATAAAAGGCAAGTTTTACAATTACCAAAAAACCCCTTTCTGAATCACTACAGTTTCTGCCTCACCAATTACACCATCCCTGTAATATGTATAAACATGATAGATTGTACTCTACTCTACAGACCTTTACGTCAGGCTTATATGTACAAGTCACTGTAGAACTgtattgcagcatttctgaattAGTTGAATACAAAATTCCACACTGATGCAAGCATCCTGTACAAATTGCCAAGaacaaacacaacacaaaataAACACGTTGTTTTATTTCATCTCTTTTTACAAAGTTTTCATACGGAGTAGTGCATGCAGTTGTAACAAAAGTCGATGCTTATTAGTTATTGAGCTTTATGCTTAACTCATCTTCATTCCCTTGTGCCTTGCAACCCACACAACAGTCCCTATACCAGCAAAGGTCTTCACATTAGAGGTGAAGACCATTCTTATTAGGTGTCTAGTCTATCACAGTTAACACTGACAAAGATCATGAGGTATCCTAGTCTGTTACCTGCTTgtaaaaataatgtattatatatacaATAAGAATACTGGTATTAGTGTATTAGCCAGAAAATATGAACAAGGCAGGATAGTTTCAACCAGGATAAAACCACTTTTTAATGAGAAAGCTGTAGCCACTGAAACAGTTTTTCATGTTGATACCAAAAAAGCATTAGGTTATAGTGCAGGATGCAATCCTCCTGACTAGCAACCAAGTCCGTCCTAAACAAGTGCCTTTTACTATCTCTTAGATAATTCCAGGGATTCTGTTTAGTTATCAACAATTTTTGCTGCCTTCATGAATCTGGTGCTAAGCACCTATGTTCTGTCAAGACCTTTAAGAATCCTGTGTTCTTCTACTTGGTGCAAAATAAAACTTGGGGACTAAATCAGCTCTAAGAAAACATCAGTATAAGAACTTCATGGTCTTAAGCCAACCTCTGCTACACACCTTTTAAATCCAGAATTAGGCTACACCAGACAGACCATCAGGCATGCTTGACTGGCTGGTGTGAGCTACTTCAACCCCTTGCTAGTTGTAGTAATTGAGGATATAGATGGTTTGGTCTTTTTAAACAACAGTTCCACAAGTCCCTACCTCCATTTACTCACAGCTAGGAACCAGAGTTCCTGCTCTTTAGGTAACAGAGTTACTTGTCTCTAAAATCTTAAGCAGTGTTGGGGTTACAGCTATGCCAATATCAGAGACATGATTAAAAGATATGTCCCATTCCACAGAATTTCATGCTTCTGAGTAAGGCCACTATTGTTAGTGCTATACAGTGTGATCTGCCTGATTTTCCTCTATTTCAGTTCTAAATAAACCCTTTAAGATTAACTCACCACCACCACTCCTGCAAACAGTGATTCCTGCTGATGGGTCTGTGCCTCTCAAAGATAAAAATCAAAGCAGTTAGATTCCATCTTTCTCAAAAACCCTGCATTTGCCCAGCTGTAGGTCCTCCTGCATCACAGGTACTCGCTGTCACCAGGTCATCCCTCAGGCCACAGGATAACAAGAGGTCTGCAATCTGAAGTTCCTTATTTAAAATAGGTATGCCTCATTTTCATAAAAACCGAGGGGAATGTAACATGAGAGAGAATTGCCATTTGGCACTATTGCAGCCAGACTTTGTCTCCCAGCTTTCACAAAATTCCAGTGGCATCTCAGCTTTCcattataaagaaaattttttgtTGCTTGGGTGCTACAAAATATTCCACTCTCAAAAATATAACAAACATGATCATTCTGTCACCCAGAGGATTTAAAGGAATGTGTAGATTCCATAATGTAATAAGCAATTGGAGGTTCACCCTTTATATTACAGATAGAAGTGTTGCTGGCCTGATGCTCCTTTCCCTGGAAATAAGCAAATGCTTGCTCCCTCATGAGCAGGCCTGAAGCCAGCATGATGCTACAACACCATCATTTTCGCTCAGAGCAAATGGGAAACCAGAAGTGATGAAGC encodes:
- the MRPS25 gene encoding 28S ribosomal protein S25, mitochondrial; translated protein: MPMKGRFPVRRTLQYLSQGDVVFKSSVKVMTVNYNTAGELSEGARKFVFFNIPQIQYKNPWVQIMLFRNMTPSPFLRFYLDSGEQVVVDVEDKTNKEITEHIKKILGKSKEILEKEERERKKLSHPATFGPKKYHLRECMCEIEGQVPCPAFVPLPKEMRGKYKGAMKNEA